One genomic region from Diabrotica undecimpunctata isolate CICGRU chromosome 9, icDiaUnde3, whole genome shotgun sequence encodes:
- the LOC140450144 gene encoding uncharacterized protein, with amino-acid sequence MISVKNTGLYFHINGTLKPTLQLVCLYTYLSVALFYITTSAGSLQRLISKDHRLIDKETNNRAEMYMSILCKFNADKGLNLAGRGSFRCRSAMSGLRYNEGVEWQEKEWRSILKRSLGKYFKQNIQENQRVVELKSKRKLDFVSLTEKKSRQSKTNTEYGPHALQPSLTEDEYQSEYSRILKTIQLQPEEIPVIERQTVGQWNNAFYRHVKRNRLTASYFGLICQRRPNTSCRNLIKTMISPSWDNEYTLYGKDKKDVARQRFIELNPEKRVQKCGIFIDNIYNNLAATPDGIVHDNSLLEVCLLKVHKSGESLLEAVESLINVPLENKNGTLQLKKNHVSDSRPA; translated from the exons ATGATATCAGTTAAAAATACTGGCTTATACTTTCATATAAATGGTACGTTAAAACCGACACTTCAATTAGTTTGTCTTTATACATATTTATCAGTTGCACTTTTTTATATAACTACATCTGCAGGTTCTTTGCAGAGACTCATTTCTAAAGATCACCGCTTAATTGATAAAGAAACCAATAATCGTGCTGAAATGTACATGTCCATTTTGTGTAAATTTAATGCGGACAAGGGGCTAAACCTCGCTGGGAGGGGTAGTTTCAGGTGTCGCTCAGCAATGTCAGGCCTGCGTTACAACGAGGGTGTAGAATGGCAGGAAAAAGAGTGGAGAAGTATATTAAAGAGGTCACTAGGAaagtattttaaacaaaatatacaagaaAACCAACGGGTTGTAGAATTAAAATCTAAGCGAAAACTGGATTTTGTTTCACTTACCGAAAAAAAAAGTAGGCAGAGTAAAACGAATACTGAATATGGTCCTCACGCTTTACAGCCTTCATTAACCGAAGATGAATATCAGTCGGAATATTCTAGGATCCTAAAAACCATACAA CTGCAACCAGAAGAGATCCCGGTGATCGAAAGACAAACCGTCGGTCAATGGAACAATGCTTTCTACAGGCATGTTAAAAGAAATAGGTTAACGGCTTCTTACTTTGGATTAATTTGCCAAAGAAGGCCTAATACAAGCTgtagaaatttaataaaaacaatgatTTCACCCTCGTGGGATAACGAATATACCCTTTATGGGAAAGATAAGAAAGATGTCGCAAGACAAAGATTTATTGAATTGAATCCTGAAAAGAGAGTCCAGAAGTGtggaatatttattgataatatttacaataatctTGCTGCTACTCCAGATG GAATTGTACATGATAATAGTTTGTTGGAAGTTTGCCTTCTGAAGGTGCATAAAAGTGGAGAGTCCCTCTTGGAGGCAGTAGAGTCACTAATAAACGTGCCATTGGAAAATAAAAATGGAACATTACAGTTAAAAAAGAACCATGTATCAG atTCAAGGCCAGCTTAA